One Oncorhynchus keta strain PuntledgeMale-10-30-2019 chromosome 22, Oket_V2, whole genome shotgun sequence DNA window includes the following coding sequences:
- the LOC127910615 gene encoding lysM and putative peptidoglycan-binding domain-containing protein 4-like → MRRGDLVPRAFQAPVDVHASLDGQVYMFRNGQPNGSAGSSEEEEFNVMALRPRGRQEPDQDRLGSLMLLERDVLVGDNLNKLALQYGCKVADIKRVNNLIQEQDMFALKSIKIPVKKHSLLTNTEHSTSNSSTPQDRPTASLSGRPHLQEYTDFLKEVDHDIERLIQTTDAQNGVFLEAAGRPQNLGYRGQRLTSYGADWGIQWWNAVVAMLLIGIILPVFYVVYIKTQDTGVPAAVATSNSSGTGLSTESPRNTFSSQENVPQSERTKHIVQGKNVYGLHA, encoded by the exons ATGCGGAGAGGAGACCTTGTTCCCCGGGCCTTCCAGGCCCCAGTGGATGTCCATGCTAGTTTAGATGGCCAGGTGTACATGTTCAGGAACGGCCAGCCAAATGGCTCTGCAGGCTCTTCAGAAGAAGAAGAGTTCAATGTGATGGCGCTTAGGCCCCGGGGGCGGCAGGAGCCGGACCAGGACAGACTGGGCAGCCTCATGCTGCTAGAGAGGGATGTATTGGTTGGGGACAACCTCAACAAACTTGCTCTGCAATATGGCTGCAAA GTGGCCGACATAAAGAGGGTGAACAACCTGATTCAGGAACAGGATATGTTTGCATTGAAATCAATCAAAATCCCTGTGAAGAAACACAGCTTATTGACTAACACAGAACACAGTACCTCAAATTCATCCACACCACAGGACAGACCTACAGCCAGCTTATCTGGTAGGCCACATTTACAGGAATACACTGACTTCCTCAAGGAAGTGGATCATGACATCGAGAGACTGATTCAAACCACAGATGCACAGAATGGGGTCTTTTTAGAGGCCGCAGGGCGGCCACAAAATTTGGGCTACAGAGGCCAGCGCTTGACCAGCTATGGAGCAGACTGGGGCATCCAGTGGTGGAACGCTGTGGTGGCCATGCTCCTGATAGGCATTATCCTGCCTGTCTTTTATGTTGTTTATATCAAAACACAAGACACTGGAGTGCCTGCTGCTGTAGCGACCTCAAACAGCTCAGGGACAGGCCTCAGCACAGAAAGCCCTAGGAACACTTTTAGCAGCCAGGAAAATGTCCCTCAGTCTGAACGAACCAAACACATAGTTCAGGGAAAGAATGTCTATGGACTTCATGCTTAA